The genomic interval TCCGTGTGTTCCCCCGCCGGCTTAGTGATGTACTTCTCTAAATCGCGAATCCGTACTCCGCTGGAAATACCAACAACGAACAGCGCAAACATCAGATAGCGCAGCCAAACCGTACTGATCGTGTCGGCAATGATCCGCTGGAGAATCAGACGCGCCGGCTTCCTAAACAAAACAATGACAATGGTCGAAACTGCGCTGGCAACCAGAAACGTGACCACAAGAAGTGTGAGAAACATAAGTCACCTCACGATGAGCTAGATCGAACTTGGTGGCTGATCTGCGCATATTGAGAAACCCAAGGGCTTTTGTCGTCTCACCAAGGTCGTTATTATACAGGATTTAACGAGAAATCGCTATCGGGAGACCTTTCATGGCACGCATGGTTAGGGGGGCACTCATTCAGGCCACGCTCAGCGAGCCGGGGACCGCGGCGCCGGCGAAGATTAAAAAATCGATGGTCGACAAGCACGTGGCGATGATTGCCGCCGCCGCCGACAAAGGGGCCCAAGTGTTGTGCATGCAGGAGCTGTTTTACGGCCCGTATTTTTGTGCCGAGCAGCAGACCAAATGGTACGACCTGGTGGAAAAAATTCCCGACGGGCCCACGACCAAGCTGATGTGCGAGCTGGCGAAAAAGCACAACATGGTGATGGTGGTGCCGATTTACGAAGAAGACATGAGCGGCGTGTATTACAACACGGCCAGCGTGATTGACGCCGACGGCAAGTGGCTGGGCAAGTTTCGCAAAATCCACATTCCGCAGGTGAACCCTGGCTTTTGGGAGAAGTTTTATTTTCGGCCGGGCAACTTGGGTTATCCGGTGTTCGACACGCAGATTGGCAAAGTGGGTGTTTACATTTGCTACGACCGGCATTTTCCCGAAGGGGCGCGGTGCTTGGGTTTGGCCGGAGCGGAAATTATTTTCAATCCGTCGGCGACGGTGGCGGGGTTGAGCGAATATTTGTGGAAGCTGGAGCAGCCGGCGCATGCGGTGGCCAACGGTTACTGGGTGGGAGCGATTAATCGGCCCGGCTGGGAAGAGCCGTGGCGGATTGGCGAATTTTACGGGCAAAGCTATTTTTGCAATCCGCGCGGGCAGTTGATTGCGGTGGCCGGCCGCGACAAGGACGAGATTGTGGTGGCGGATTTAGATTTCGACATGATTCGCGAAGTGCGCAACACGTGGCAGTTTTATCGCGACCGCCGGCCGGAAACGTACGGGGCGATTACCGCGCCGTGAGGCACGGCGATTGCCCGCGGATTGCGCGGATGGACGCGGGTTATCAAGCCGCGACCGTTGGTCGCGCTTTTGGGCAACAATTAGCCGCAAATCAACGCGGATGAACGCAATTTGAAAGCGGCGATTTTTCTGGCCAATTGCTATTCGCGTTTATCTGCGTTCATTCGCGGCCAAATTGTTTCGGCTGAACAGCATCATCAGCACGATGTAAAGCGCGAACGATATGCCAAAGCTGATGAACCACGCATAGTGATACAAATCTGTCCAGATCGCAGGCAGTTGGATTTTTTCGTTGACCGTGGCCAAAAAACCTGGCACGCAGGGAGCAATTCCAGCCAACAGCGCGACGACGGCCAGCGGGTTAAATCCGCCGCGGTACCAGTAGGGACCGTGTTTGCGATAAAGGCCCGCTTGATCGAGCCGGGCATGGCGAATGACAAAATAATCGGCAATCAGCACGCCGCCGACGGCACCCAAGAGAGCCGAATAAGCGACTAGCCAGCGGAAAATGTATCCGGTTGGATCGGCAATCAGTTTCCACGGCTGCATTAAAATGCCGATGATGCCCGTGATAAATCCGCCAATGCGAAAGTTAATTACTCGTGGCCACAAGTGAGCAAAGTCGTTTGCCGGGCTGACGACATTTGCGGCAATGTTCGTGGCCAAGGTGGCCAGGCAGAGCGACGCCATGGCAAAGATCAGAACCACGGGATTGGTGAACCGGCTAAGCGCGACAACCGGGTCCCATTCCGGCTTGCCGTAAATGACGGCGGTGGCGCTGGTCACGGCCACGCCGATGAACGAGAACAGCCCCATTGTGGTTGGTAAGCCCAAGGCTTGGCCCCACGCTTGATCGCGTTGTGAATAAGCGTATCGGCTGAAGTCCGGAATATTGAGCGAAAGGGTGGCCCAAAAGCCAACGTTCGCCGTCAGCGCGGGGAAAAAGAATGCCCAAAATTGCCCCGCCTTCGCTCCACCGTCGGAAAACTCCGAGGGCTTAGAAAGCATTTCGCCAAATCCGTTCGCCCGCACATACGCCCAGGTTAAAAACGCTAGGCCCAACAAAATCAATAGCGGCGCCTTGAAGTTCAGCAAAATGCGAATCGATTCAATCCCTTTGTAAATCACCCAAATATTAATCAGCCAAAAGACAAAAAAGCAGGCAAGCTCGGCGGCATTCACACCGGCGAAGTGAACACTTGGGTCGGCAAACAGCTTGGGTAGCTGTTCCCATTGTGGAAAAAACACTGTTCCAATCCTGTACAGCGCTCCCCCGCCAATCCAGGCCTGAATGCCGAACCAGCCGCAGGCGACCAGCGCTCGTAGCAAGGCTGGGATATTGGCTCCTAGCAGTCCGAAGCTCGGCCGGCAATACACGGGAAACGGAATTCCGTATTTCGTTCCGGCGTGCGCGTTGAGGATCATGGGCACGAGTACAATGATATTGCCCAAAAAAATCGTCAGGACTGCTTGCCACCAATTCATGCCGCCGTCAATCAGGCTGGAGGCGAGCATGTACGTAGGAATGCAGGCGGACATGCTGATCCAGAGGACGGCAATATCTTTCATTCCCCAGCGTCGGCCGGCGCGGTTGACGGGGGCCAAATCGGGGCTGAAGTAGGGTGACCCGAAGGGATATTCGGCCAGTTCGACAATGCCGTCGGAGGAAGAAGCAGTTGGCTGCATGAATGCACTTTCAGATTACACGGGAAGATCGATTTCGATGCGGCGGCAGACGAGCACGGCTTGCAGGCCCTTCCAGTAAAAGCAGCCGTGAGCGTTCGGTCAACGCCAAACGCCTGGAATTAGCGGGAAATGTGGGCCGATTCTGTGTCGTCAGCACTGGGCGAAACGCCGGCGGGGGAAGTGCGGTTGGGGTCGTCACGGTAGACGAGATAGGAATAGATGAACATCCAGGCCAGGCAGGCGGCGTCAATGGCGAGCATGACCATCAACATCCAGCCGGTTTGGACGAGGCCCAGCGCGGCGACCAGCGCACCCATCAGCACGAACAGCCAGCCGGCGAGCCGATGAGTTTTATCCCACGATAATTTGCTGGACAGGGTCCAGGGGGTGCGGACGCCGACAAACCAATTGGGCCGAATTTTGCTCATGAAGTTGCCGATGACGAGGAACAGTGCGGCGATGTCGAAGCACACGAACGTGGTGATGTTCAGTTTGTGGCCGAATATCGCCAGCGTGCAAGCGGCGTACAGTGCCGCCATGAAAAACGTGAATGCCATGCGAATGGCCGTAAATGCGCCGGTAAATACGGCGTAATTTTGCTTGCCGGGGTCGATGCGGTGCAGCAGCCGCATCAACACATACAGCACGAGCACCACGAGCGGCAGCAAGAGCAGCCCGACGCCTTTGCTGCCGTAGCCGTCGATTTCGCCTTTCAAATTCCAATGAATGGGAATGGTTTCCGGCAGCCGCGGCCAGGCCCAAGCGGCCACGGCGAACATGGCAGCGATGGCGATCCATTGCGGTAATTCGGTGCGCCAGGTCGGTTTCATGATTGTCCCCTTTTGGTTGATTTGCCGACGTCGAACAGTTCCATCACGGCGGCCATCGTTTGTTCCACGACCGACAGATTGAGGCTGTACCTGATGCTGGTGCCGTTTTTCTCGGCCACGATCAGCCCGGCATGTTTGAGAATGTTGAAGTGGCCGGACAGGGTCGATTTGGCGAGCGGGAATTTTTCGGCCAGCTCGCCGGCAGTGAGATCGCGCTTGCGGAGCAGGCGCAAGATTTCGCGGCGGGTCGGATCGCTGAGGGCTTGGAAAACGGCGTTCATGGCTGGAATTTTTTGCGAACTGGCGGCGGCTGATGCTTGTTTGTCGCTTAATTCGATATTTCGCTAATTACCGAAATATAGCTGGGCGAAGGAATCGCGTCAAGCAAGTCCGATGGGTATGAATTTCATTGATCGAAATCGAACTGAGCAATTCAAAACCCCTCTGTTTGGGAAACTGAGAAACAACGATGCCGCCAAAAGGAGGGGCGGTGGAAATGTTTCGTGTCCATGCGGGCGGCTGCGATTCGCTTACCCTGCTCAACGGCATAGCGAAGGGGGCCAGCAACCGGTAAAATCAAATGTCAAACTATCAAACGGAAACAGCAAATACAGTTGGAGGTTGTCCGTGGCTACGCAAACGCATGCTTCGCTGCCGATTTCGGATCATAAGCCCACGCCGTACAAGGGCCCCAGCCGTGAAGAAGTGCTGGCCCTGCGGCAGCAATATCTGACGCCTGGCCTTTTGACGTTCTACAAAGAGCCGCTGCTCTTGGTCGAAGGCAAAATGCAGTACTTGTGGGACGAGAAGGGGAAGCAATATCTCGATGCGTTTGCCGGCATTGTCACGGTTTCGGTCGGCCACTGCCACCCGCAAATTGTCAAAAAAGTGCAGGAGCAGGTCGGCAAGTTGCAGCACGTGACGACCATTTATCTGCATCCCACCATCGGGCAATTCGGCAAGAAGCTGGCCGAGCATTTTCCGGAAGGGAGCAATCTTTCGGTCACGTACTTCACGAATTCCGGCAGCGAAGCCAACGAAATTGCGATTCTTTCCTCGCGCGAATTCACCGGCAACAGCGAAGTCATCAGTCTGCGCAACTGCTACCACGGCGGCACACAGGCCACGATGGCGCTGACGGCCCACAGCACGTGGAAGTTCAAAACCAATCCCACGATCAGCGTGAAAAACGCGCTGGCCCCGTACTGTTACCGCTGCCCATACGGGTTGGAATATCCCAGTTGCGGGCTGAAGTGTGCCCACGATGTGGAGAATGTGATCAAGTACGAAACCAGCGGGCAAGTGGCGGCGTTCATTGCCGAGCCGATTCAAGGCGTGGGGGGCGCCGTTACGCCGCCGCCGGAGTATTTCAAAATTGTGTACGACATTGTGCGTAAAGCGGGCGGGCTGTGCATTGCCGACGAAGTGCAAACCGGCTTCGGCCGCACCGGCGATCATTTTTGGGGCTTCGAAAATTTCGGCGTTACGCCGGACATCGTCACCATGGCCAAAGGCATCGGCAACGGCGCCCCGCTGGGCGCCTGCACCACGCGGATGGAAATTGCCAAGATGATGAAGAACCGCATCCACTTCAACACCTACGGCGGGAACCCGATTTCGATGGTGCAAGGACTGGCCACACTGGAAGTGATCGATCAGGAGAACATTCAAGCGAACGCCAAAAAAGTCGGCGGGCATTTGAAAACACGGCTGAAAGAATTGCAGGAGCGGCACAAGCTGATTGGCGAAGTACGCGGCCTGGGCCTGATGCTGGGCGTGGAATTGGTGCGCGATCGCAAAACCAAAGAGCCGGCCAACACCGAAGCCGCCGACGTGCTGGAATTGTGCAAACACCGCGGCCTCTTGATCGGCAAGGGCGGCCTGTTCGGCAACACGCTGCGCATCAAACCGCCGATGTGCATCACGATTGACGACGCCGATTTTATGGTGGATTGCTTGGATGAAGTGTTGGGGGAGATTGAGGGGCGGAAGAATTGACAATGGAGCGACGGCTTTCCCCCGCCGTCATGAGGAGGGAGGTGGCAGCTAAATTCATAGGCGATCGGTGTAAATAGCGATGAAATTTGAGTTAGCTCCAGACAATCGTGGCTTGACAGATGAGGCTCTATTGGCGGACCTCAAGAGAGTTTCCGCAGAGCTCAGCAAAGTGTCGCTTTCAACTGAGGAATATGAGAAAGCAGGGAGGCTCCATCCCGCCACTTTTGTTAGGAGGTTTGGAAGCTGGAACAAAGCAGTTCAATTAGCAGGCTTACAGGTTCGCAAACGCAATAACATTCCGAAGCAGGACTGTGTAGCCGATCTCATTGATGTTGCGAGCCGGCTAAACAAAGATTATCTCACGTTTGAAGAATACAAAAAGCTCGGCAAATACAGCCAACAGGCCTTCCGTCGTAACTTTGGAAGCTGGGCTGCTGCTATCATCGCTGCGGGTCTTAAAGATGAAAGTAAATATTCACCGCGCAGGTCCATTGAAGAACTGTATAGGAACCTTGAGATAGTTTGGGAAGCTCTTGGAAGACAACCAAGATATGAGGACATACGAAAACCACTTTCCGCGATTTGTGTTGAAACGTATTGCCGTAGATTCGGTTCCTGGCGAAAGGCGCTCGAGAGTTTCGTAGAGTACATAAACACTGATTCCGCCAATTCAGCAAACGAGTGCGAATCCAATGGGAATTTGGAAATCCACAAGCAATTGCTGCCGGCGGCGGGTCTACAGAGATGCGAACACAAGACTCAACGCAGTGTCTCATGGCGGCTACGATTTCTCGTGATGCGTCGAGATGGATTCAAATGCCATTGCTGTGGTGCGAGCCCAGCAACAACTCCGGGAGTGCTTTTGGAAGTCGATCATATTCTTCCCTGGAGCAAAGGCGGGGAAACCGTTTTCGACAACCTACAGACACTCTGTAAGACATGTAACGGCGGCAAGAGCAATTTGCTTGACGGTGAAGTGTGAGGGCTTTTGAAATGTCAAGAAAAGGCGAAACCAGTCCGAATCGCTTGCATGTTTGGGGCGATAGTATGATGGGCAAGTTGCCTGCTGTCAGTCGCAAGCGAGGTAAGCGTAGCGCCAGTAAGAAACGACGTGTTTTGCTTCGCAAACGAGATCTACTTGAGTAATTGAAACCGAAACGCGCTCCAGCGGCTGCGGACAGCCGCCGCTACATTTTCTGGATTGGGTGACTACCAATTGAAAAAATGTAGTGACGGCTGTCCTCAGCCGTCAGGAAGTGCGAGTTGGCGCTGCAGCGGCTGGGGACAGCCGCCGCTACATTGTATTGGGTCACACATTTATGAAGGCCAAGAACTATCCCGGGAAGCCGCCGCGATTAGATGAGGTATTTCCCAATTACGAATCGCCACTTTTCTTTGTTACTTTTAACGTGATCCGTCGCCAGCCCATCCTCGCCAGGGACGAAGTCCATGCTGCCTTTCGTGACTATTGCACTCGCGGCGTTGAAATGCGAGCGGCAATTATCGGACGTTAAGTGATTATGCCCGATCATGTTCATCTTTTTGTGTATGTTGTGAATATCAAACTCGGCGAATGGATCAAAGGATTGAAGCGTGCGATGTCGGCCGCCTTAGAAACCGAGAACAATGTCGAATCAAATTGGCAGCCGGGATTTTTCGATCATTTACTCCGGAATGCCGAAAGTTACGAGCAAAAATGGGAATATGTGCGCCTGAATCCGGTTCGCGCTGGTTTGGTTGCCAATTCTGAGGATTGGCCATATCAGGGTGAAATTGTGAAAATCGAAAGATTATGATGATGTAACTACGGCTGTCCCCAGCCGTCATGGAGCACGTTTGGCGCTGCAGTGGCTGAGGACAGCCGCCGCTACATTTACAGTCACCATTTCAAAATCTCAAGCACCCTCACTCGCCATGGCCGACTTATCCACCACTGTGAACGGTTTGAAACTGCCCAATCCTTTTGTCATTGGTTCCGGGCCGCCGGGGACGAATGCGAATGTTATCGGCAAAGCGTTTGACGAGGGTTGGGGGGCCGTCATTTGCAAAACAGTTAGCCTGGATTCGTCGAAGGTGATTAACGTGCAGCCGCGGTATGGGCGGTTGCGCACGGCGGAGTCGAAGGAAATTATCGGTTGGGAAAACATCGAGCTGATTAGCGACCGGCCGTTCGACACGTGGATCGACGAGTTCAAGCAGGTGAAAGATAAATACCCGGACCGCGTGCTGATTTGCTCTATCATGGAGGAGTTCAAAAAAGACGCCTGGGTGGAAATTGTCGAACGCTGCCAGGACGTGGGCGTGGATGCTTTCGAGTGCAATTTTTCCTGCCCGCACGGTTTGCCGGAGCGGCGGATGGGCTCGGCGATGGGGGAGAACCCGGAAATTTTGTCCGAGGTTTGCGGCTGGGTGATGAGCGCGGCCAAAGTGCCGGTGTGGGC from Pirellulales bacterium carries:
- a CDS encoding autorepressor SdpR family transcription factor gives rise to the protein MNAVFQALSDPTRREILRLLRKRDLTAGELAEKFPLAKSTLSGHFNILKHAGLIVAEKNGTSIRYSLNLSVVEQTMAAVMELFDVGKSTKRGQS
- a CDS encoding NCS1 family nucleobase:cation symporter-1, producing MQPTASSSDGIVELAEYPFGSPYFSPDLAPVNRAGRRWGMKDIAVLWISMSACIPTYMLASSLIDGGMNWWQAVLTIFLGNIIVLVPMILNAHAGTKYGIPFPVYCRPSFGLLGANIPALLRALVACGWFGIQAWIGGGALYRIGTVFFPQWEQLPKLFADPSVHFAGVNAAELACFFVFWLINIWVIYKGIESIRILLNFKAPLLILLGLAFLTWAYVRANGFGEMLSKPSEFSDGGAKAGQFWAFFFPALTANVGFWATLSLNIPDFSRYAYSQRDQAWGQALGLPTTMGLFSFIGVAVTSATAVIYGKPEWDPVVALSRFTNPVVLIFAMASLCLATLATNIAANVVSPANDFAHLWPRVINFRIGGFITGIIGILMQPWKLIADPTGYIFRWLVAYSALLGAVGGVLIADYFVIRHARLDQAGLYRKHGPYWYRGGFNPLAVVALLAGIAPCVPGFLATVNEKIQLPAIWTDLYHYAWFISFGISFALYIVLMMLFSRNNLAANERR
- a CDS encoding nitrilase-related carbon-nitrogen hydrolase; protein product: MARMVRGALIQATLSEPGTAAPAKIKKSMVDKHVAMIAAAADKGAQVLCMQELFYGPYFCAEQQTKWYDLVEKIPDGPTTKLMCELAKKHNMVMVVPIYEEDMSGVYYNTASVIDADGKWLGKFRKIHIPQVNPGFWEKFYFRPGNLGYPVFDTQIGKVGVYICYDRHFPEGARCLGLAGAEIIFNPSATVAGLSEYLWKLEQPAHAVANGYWVGAINRPGWEEPWRIGEFYGQSYFCNPRGQLIAVAGRDKDEIVVADLDFDMIREVRNTWQFYRDRRPETYGAITAP
- a CDS encoding aspartate aminotransferase family protein, yielding MATQTHASLPISDHKPTPYKGPSREEVLALRQQYLTPGLLTFYKEPLLLVEGKMQYLWDEKGKQYLDAFAGIVTVSVGHCHPQIVKKVQEQVGKLQHVTTIYLHPTIGQFGKKLAEHFPEGSNLSVTYFTNSGSEANEIAILSSREFTGNSEVISLRNCYHGGTQATMALTAHSTWKFKTNPTISVKNALAPYCYRCPYGLEYPSCGLKCAHDVENVIKYETSGQVAAFIAEPIQGVGGAVTPPPEYFKIVYDIVRKAGGLCIADEVQTGFGRTGDHFWGFENFGVTPDIVTMAKGIGNGAPLGACTTRMEIAKMMKNRIHFNTYGGNPISMVQGLATLEVIDQENIQANAKKVGGHLKTRLKELQERHKLIGEVRGLGLMLGVELVRDRKTKEPANTEAADVLELCKHRGLLIGKGGLFGNTLRIKPPMCITIDDADFMVDCLDEVLGEIEGRKN
- a CDS encoding HNH endonuclease, with translation MKFELAPDNRGLTDEALLADLKRVSAELSKVSLSTEEYEKAGRLHPATFVRRFGSWNKAVQLAGLQVRKRNNIPKQDCVADLIDVASRLNKDYLTFEEYKKLGKYSQQAFRRNFGSWAAAIIAAGLKDESKYSPRRSIEELYRNLEIVWEALGRQPRYEDIRKPLSAICVETYCRRFGSWRKALESFVEYINTDSANSANECESNGNLEIHKQLLPAAGLQRCEHKTQRSVSWRLRFLVMRRDGFKCHCCGASPATTPGVLLEVDHILPWSKGGETVFDNLQTLCKTCNGGKSNLLDGEV
- a CDS encoding DUF1648 domain-containing protein; translation: MKPTWRTELPQWIAIAAMFAVAAWAWPRLPETIPIHWNLKGEIDGYGSKGVGLLLLPLVVLVLYVLMRLLHRIDPGKQNYAVFTGAFTAIRMAFTFFMAALYAACTLAIFGHKLNITTFVCFDIAALFLVIGNFMSKIRPNWFVGVRTPWTLSSKLSWDKTHRLAGWLFVLMGALVAALGLVQTGWMLMVMLAIDAACLAWMFIYSYLVYRDDPNRTSPAGVSPSADDTESAHISR